One stretch of Armigeres subalbatus isolate Guangzhou_Male chromosome 2, GZ_Asu_2, whole genome shotgun sequence DNA includes these proteins:
- the LOC134209224 gene encoding uncharacterized protein LOC134209224: MESLIVVFLLLVYQIMGSPLENPFEGYGYLPPSCPLMYPTTVTSTVRQTNTERITKTETIVTILKPITVTSIVPTTTTEIETATSYRTDFQTLISTLVKTLPAETVTTTVCTLNNAYLPAENDPTSVPPPASLYLPVDVLPPFAPPPTNLNLAVDILPPLAPSTVDATSPTAECPRPSTVTITHGTQVPTTTRTIFIQPSTDAIFARTSTKTAIQNVKTVTKSLTRTKSVIQYDQLVTKIVSVTPTLTSYVYFEPITKTITDRRSPTAAVSGG, translated from the coding sequence ATGGAATCATTAATCGTAGTTTTCCTTCTACTCGTGTATCAAATTATGGGTTCACCACTAGAAAATCCATTTGAGGGATATGGTTATCTGCCACCCTCGTGTCCCTTGATGTACCCAACAACGGTAACATCAACAGTTCGCCAAACGAATACGGAAAGAATAACCAAAACTGAGACAATAGTGACAATCCTCAAACCGATAACAGTCACCTCAATAGTTCCAACAACAACCACAGAGATAGAAACCGCTACCAGCTACCGAACCGATTTCCAAACTTTGATCAGCACGCTTGTGAAAACTTTACCAGCGGAAACTGTAACGACTACCGTGTGCACCCTGAACAACGCTTACCTGCCCGCGGAAAATGATCCAACGAGCGTTCCTCCACCAGCCAGTTTATATCTACCAGTGGATGTTCTTCCACCATTCGCGCCTCCACCAACTAATTTAAATCTAGCAGTGGACATTCTACCGCCTCTCGCGCCCTCTACCGTTGATGCAACGTCACCCACCGCTGAGTGCCCACGTCCCAGTACTGTTACAATTACCCACGGTACCCAGGTGCCAACTACAACGAGGACCATCTTCATCCAACCGAGCACAGATGCCATCTTTGCCAGAACCAGCACCAAAACCGCCATACAGAACGTGAAAACGGTGACAAAATCGCTCACCCGAACAAAATCGGTAATTCAGTACGACCAGTTGGTCACCAAAATTGTCTCCGTTACACCCACGCTGACCAGTTATGTCTACTTCGAGCCAATCACGAAAACGATAACCGACCGGAGGAGTCCCACCGCTGCAGTTAGCGGTGGATGA